Within Xiphias gladius isolate SHS-SW01 ecotype Sanya breed wild chromosome 5, ASM1685928v1, whole genome shotgun sequence, the genomic segment tcaaagtttacattttcatgaCGCAGCAGAAGCGGTATGGGTGGATTAAAGGTATGAGCAGGATGTCTTGAGCTCACCACCCCATGCCATTTACTGATAAATCCATAATATACTGAGAGTGACTACATGGATTAATACATTGGAGCGGATATATAAAACATGGGAGACCTGGAGTGTGGTTTTGAGGAAATGCAAGGAGTGAGATTGGGATACCTGCTGATCAAAGGcaagcaaatgtttgctttgtctCAGGTTTTCACCGACCTGCTGAAGAACATCCCTCGGACCACGGTGCACAAGCGCATGGACCACCTGAAAGTGAAGAAGCACCACTGCGACCTGGAGGAGCTGCGGAAGCTCAAAGCAATAAACTCTATAGCTTTCCATGCCGCTAAATGCACTCTCATATCGCGGGAGGACGTGGAGGCTCTGTATTTCTCCTGCAAGACTGAGCGGGTGTTGAAGTCCAACAAAAGGAAAGCGAAAACGATGTGTTCCACCGGGGATGTTGATGCCTCCCCCGGGCTTCTCCGTGCCGACGCCGAGCTGTGGAAGGAAAAAGTTTGGTTTAGTTTGCACGGTGTTCCGGATAGTCTCACACTTCACACCAAAACGAGCAGGCGAAGAGAGCTGACTCCTTGCCTTACCGACTCCAAACTACCTCAATTTTACCACAAAACCCACGGACGGGATTACCGTTCGGCGACTAAGTCCAGTcacaaacactttaaaaactATGAAACCGCTAAAATAACAGGGAACCCCGTTACTTTGAGCCAAAAACACTCGTATTTCAGGAGCGCGGTGACCCGGGAGCCGGTGGTGCTTCAGTCCGCCATGGCTGCTCAGTCCAGGCTCTTGCGCTCAGCCGGCGACCTACTTCacaaaaggaagaggaggcgCGAGGGGGGCGGCGGCAGGGACAGCGCGAGACATTCGTGGAGCAGGAGCAGACACGCTCACCACCACGTACCACCGGTGCTGCTTGTACAACCCAAATCATCCGACAGTCACGGGACCTTTGGAGCTTTCCACCTCGGTTCTGATTTATATCTTGATCCCAGAcctcaccatcatcatcaccaccagcatcaccatcatcatcatcaccaccaccacgaACCGAGTTTCCCAGAGAATTATAGCAGCGACACTGAGTCCAGCACCTACTCGGACCGGGTGTACCCCGACTCAGACTTTGGATCCGGCGTCTCCTCCACCAGCAACTCCGGGAGCtcagatgaggaagaggaaggcgAGGATGAAGatgacacacactcagagagtTCAGAGGTCAGTTCCGAGGAGGAAGAGAGCTCCTCTCAGTCCGACTCCAGCTCAGTTTCAAGCCGTGTTTCAGTCCAGAGCATCCGGTTCAGACGGGCCAGGGTTGGTTCTCTCACCAAAAATCTTAATACTAGTAAAGCACCTTTGGTCCTGCAGCCCACGTTTCACTACAACAACCAGCATCAACAAGAGAAACAACACGGGACACTGTGCCATGTAGCCACTTCACAAACAGGGGACAGTACTCAGGAGAAACggcaaaaatgtgaatttatacGTAGTGAAACTAGAAAGGACTTGGGACCCTTACAGCCACCAAAATTAAACTCAGCTATTGTCGGGGATTGCCTTTTCGCTGAGTCCAAAAGGGAAAGGGGTTCTGGGGCTGATCCAAGCAGGGCTGACCCCGTGGTTGAGTTGCCCTCTTATTCACCGGGACTTAACCGGAGCAAGGCCTTTCATCCCACACGCAGGACACCGGGGTATCCCATCAAATGTCCCACGGGAGTGAGCACACT encodes:
- the skida1 gene encoding SKI/DACH domain-containing protein 1 produces the protein MGDLECGFEEMQGVRLGYLLIKGKQMFALSQVFTDLLKNIPRTTVHKRMDHLKVKKHHCDLEELRKLKAINSIAFHAAKCTLISREDVEALYFSCKTERVLKSNKRKAKTMCSTGDVDASPGLLRADAELWKEKVWFSLHGVPDSLTLHTKTSRRRELTPCLTDSKLPQFYHKTHGRDYRSATKSSHKHFKNYETAKITGNPVTLSQKHSYFRSAVTREPVVLQSAMAAQSRLLRSAGDLLHKRKRRREGGGGRDSARHSWSRSRHAHHHVPPVLLVQPKSSDSHGTFGAFHLGSDLYLDPRPHHHHHHQHHHHHHHHHHEPSFPENYSSDTESSTYSDRVYPDSDFGSGVSSTSNSGSSDEEEEGEDEDDTHSESSEVSSEEEESSSQSDSSSVSSRVSVQSIRFRRARVGSLTKNLNTSKAPLVLQPTFHYNNQHQQEKQHGTLCHVATSQTGDSTQEKRQKCEFIRSETRKDLGPLQPPKLNSAIVGDCLFAESKRERGSGADPSRADPVVELPSYSPGLNRSKAFHPTRRTPGYPIKCPTGVSTLCDQYKETKFPKCADKREAKATTLKLPIPLKKIKTEAEEPSVTAAPHSDSARTARTSPLNLHDVKVKVEESCDEYESQNQATVVRCKGDKAESIDGQYPSGALKQGDFFNSEIRATEKSPGVAPRSPCGPHECRSTQDIPCIEEGEHRNKHCRAPVLGNKKLRVSRTQTKQNVHRVNKAASSTSPMGCEEASCEDLPSRRKRSNASTVVLPAKMPFSLMANFPSPPSLVVGSDGDLYPAYSMNSLRGPGPPPPSHPVWRWQPGGQILPPPHVQRTRKH